From a single Brassica napus cultivar Da-Ae chromosome C9, Da-Ae, whole genome shotgun sequence genomic region:
- the LOC106446064 gene encoding uncharacterized protein LOC106446064: MKRFERPRTSTTSKPRTSSTLAKKDQKQQPTIKANGVKPLNAAQLVSRVLDATASDPSTLALNDSTTGSESSEVYENVNLHYMDDANEKPRNDETLMMDYGDESGTETNNDGSVSSSQGGDVFSPDDKKKSERPSRVPKSRSSQDITPLASKGRTNAGSVRSRSNTFHGTARKTVRASKSQAKALSDLSSYRSSSESKKSFSPEAVDDTPFEDAKEDDKFEDALNNNTESDNDNEAPVDKEDKGNEVLAQKIGTLESRIEELEEELREVATLEMSLYSVFPEHGSSEHELHRPARDLSRLYALARKNQSENKLISVAKNIASGLYLVLKSCGSDVSRLTFWLSNTVMLREIISYEFGSTNLNGSNRLEEDWTDVRTLLAALRRVESCLFTKTVGSIWSQVMMVHMKPQGVGSTKCEMMGNFSEPATCDRLQESFSVNLWRKAFEEALQRLCPVQEACGCLHVLTRMVMEQCIARLDVAMFNAILRESAHQIPTDPDSDPICDPRVLPIPAGVLSFESGVKLKNTVGYWSRLLTDIFEIDDDHSAERGDETFKPFHLLNELSDLLMLPKEMLVDSSTRDEVCPSIGLSLIKRILCNFTPDEFCPYPVPGSVLEELNMQSITESRSSSGGEATRNFPRQVDPVQYYLPTSAQLTDMVAEFSDNLKVSMIQNIVYNNNNNEETETSRSPPYYKIIKGVEEKDNLSFSPTNERYRLLGEI; the protein is encoded by the exons atgaaaaGATTCGAGAGGCCAAGAACTTCAACTACCTCAAAGCCAAGAACCAGTTCCACTTTGGCAAAGAAAGATCAGAAACAGCAGCCCACCATCAAAGCCAATGGAGTCAAACCGTTGAATGCAGCTCAGCTTGTTTCAAGAGTTCTAGATGCAACTGCTTCTGATCCTTCTACACTCGCTCTAAACGATTCAACAACTGGATCCGAGTCTTCTGAAGTCTATGAAAACGTGAACCTTCATTACATGGACGATGCCAACGAGAAGCCAAGGAATGACGAGACTCTGATGATGGACTACGGTGACGAGTCAGGTACCGAAACAAACAATGATGGTTCTGTCTCTTCTTCTCAAGGAGGTGATGTGTTTTCCCCTGACGATAAGAAGAAGTCAGAAAGGCCTTCTAGGGTTCCCAAGAGCAGAAGCTCTCAGGATATAACACCCTTAGCATCAAAGGGACGAACCAATGCCGGTTCGGTTAGATCTCGATCCAACACCTTCCACGGCACAGCTAGAAAGACCGTGAGAGCCAGTAAGAGTCAGGCAAAAGCTTTGTCTGATCTCTCCTCTTATAGAAGCAGCTCTGAGAGTAAGAAGAGTTTCTCTCCTGAAGCGGTTGATGACACTCCTTTTGAGGATGcaaaagaagatgacaagtttgAAGATGCGTTGAATAATAACACAGAAAGTGACAATGACAATGAAGCACCTGTGGACAAGGAAGACAAAGGAAATGAAGTCTTGGCTCAAAAGATTGGGACGTTGGAGTCTCGAATAGAGGAACTTGAAGAAGAGCTGAGAGAGGTGGCTACTCTTGAGATGTCGCTCTACTCTGTGTTTCCAGAGCATGGGAGCTCGGAACACGAGCTGCACAGACCTGCACGTGACCTTTCTAGACTCTACGCACTTGCTAGAAAGAATCAGAGTGAAAACAAGTTGATCTCAGTTGCCAAAAACATTGCATCTGGTCTTTACTTGGTGTTGAAGTCATGTGGAAGTGATGTATCAAG GTTAACTTTCTGGTTGTCCAACACTGTCATGTTGAGAGAGATTATTTCATATGAGTTTGGTAGCACAAATCTAAATGGATCTAACCGGCTTGAAGAAGATTGGACAGATGTTAGAACTCTGTTAGCTGCACTAAGAAGAGTTGAATCATGTTTATTTACAAAAACTGTTGGTTCCATATGGTCACAG GTAATGATGGTACATATGAAACCTCAAGGAGTAGGCTCCACAAAGTGTGAAATGATGGGGAATTTTTCAGAGCCAGCAACATGTGACAGGTTACAAGAGAGCTTTTCTGTAAACCTATGGAGAAAAGCTTTTGAGGAGGCTCTTCAACGGCTGTGTCCTGTTCAAGAAGCATGTGGTTGTTTACATGTGTTGACAAGAATG GTTATGGAGCAATGCATAGCAAGACTTGATGTGGCTATGTTCAATGCCATTCTCCGAGAGTCGGCTCATCAGATACCAACTGATCCTGACTCTGATCCCATTTGTGACCCAAGAGTTCTCCCAATTCCAGCAGGGGTTTTGAGCTTTGAATCTGGCGTTAAACTAAAAAACACG GTTGGATACTGGTCAAGATTACTTACAGACATCTTTGAGATCGATGATGATCATTCTGCGGAAAGAGGAGATGAGACATTTAAACCCTTCCACTTGCTTAATGAATTGAGTGATCTCCTTATGCTACCAAAAGAAATGCTTGTAGACAGTTCCACCAGAGATGAG GTCTGCCCATCAATTGGTTTGAGTTTGATAAAAAGGATATTATGCAACTTCACACCAGATGAGTTCTGCCCATACCCTGTCCCAGGAAGTGTTCTTGAGGAGCTCAACATGCAG aGCATAACTGAGAGTAGAAGCTCATCAGGAGGAGAGGCAACTAGAAACTTTCCTAGACAAGTCGATCCGGTTCAGTACTATCTTCCAACTAGTGCACAGTTGACAGATATGGTTGCAGAGTTCAGTGACAACCTTAAGGTTTCCATGATACAAAACATAgtatacaacaacaacaacaatgaaGAGACAGAAACATCAAGATCTCCTCCATActacaaaatcatcaaaggaGTTGAAGAAAAGGACAACCTTAGTTTCTCTCCCACTAACGAAAGATACAGACTCCTTGGAGAAATCTAA
- the LOC106446063 gene encoding polygalacturonase inhibitor 2-like — translation MSKATTLLLFLFFTLFLTTSLSKDLCHKDDKNTLLKIKKSLSNPYNNIISWDPKEDCCTWFNVDCGDATVNHRVTSLHISYDQISAQIPPEVGDLPYLQTLIFRKLSNLTGPIQPTIAKLKYLRFLRLSWTNLTGPIPDFFSQLKNLQYIDLSYNDLSGSIPSSLALLPKLEYLELSRNKLTGPIPELFGSFPGKAPDLFLSHNQLNGSIPKSLGKLDFYRIDLSRNKLKGDASMLFGTNKKTWTIDLSRNMFQFDISKVKVAKTVNLLDLNHNGITGSIPVQWTELSLQTFNVSYNRLCGPIPKGGELQRDGAYAYLHNKCLCGAPLQRCK, via the exons ATGAGTAAGGCAACGACcctgctcctcttcttgttcttcaCGCTCTTCCTCACGACCTCCTTATCTAAAGATCTCTGTCACAAAGATGACAAAAACACTCTCCTCAAGATCAAGAAGTCACTTAGCAACCCTTACAACAACATCATCTCCTGGGACCCCAAAGAAGACTGCTGCACCTGGTTCAACGTTGACTGCGGCGACGCCACCGTCAACCACCGTGTCACCTCCCTACACATTAGTTACGACCAGATATCCGCTCAGATCCCTCCTGAAGTAGGCGACTTACCTTATCTGCAAACACTAATCTTCCGCAAGCTCTCTAACCTCACCGGCCCAATCCAGCCCACCATTGCCAAGCTCAAGTACCTCCGTTTTCTCAGGCTCAGCTGGACTAACCTTACCGGTCCTATTCCTGATTTCTTTAGCCAGCTCAAGAATCTTCAGTACATAGACCTTTCCTACAATGACCTCTCTGGTTCCATACCTAGTTCTCTTGCTTTGTTACCTAAACTTGAGTATCTTGAACTCAGCAGAAACAAGCTCACag GTCCAATACCAGAGTTATTTGGGTCGTTTCCAGGAAAAGCCCCTGACCTTTTCCTATCACACAACCAGCTCAATGGTTCAATACCAAAGTCACTAGGCAAGCTAGACTTTTACCGGATCGATCTTTCCCGTAACAAGCTAAAAGGTGACGCTTCGATGTTGTTTGGAACCAATAAAAAGACATGGACTATTGATTTATCAAGAAACATGTTCCAGTTCGATATCTCCAAGGTTAAGGTTGCTAAGACCGTTAATCTCTTGGACTTGAATCACAACGGTATCACAGGGAGTATCCCGGTTCAATGGACAGAACTTAGTCTCCAGACTTTCAATGTTAGCTATAATAGATTGTGTGGACCCATCCCGAAAGGAGGGGAACTTCAGAGAGATGGTGCTTATGCCTATCTTCACAACAAGTGTTTGTGTGGTGCACCTCTTCAGAGATGCAAGTGA
- the LOC106446062 gene encoding polygalacturonase inhibitor 1-like: MDHKTNTTLLFSLLFSITYLITIATSKDLCNQNDKNTLLKIKKSLNNPYHLASWHPETDCCSWYCLECGDATVNHRVISLTIFAGQISGQIPPEVGDLPYLQNLMFHRITNITGQIPSTITKLKHLRSLRLSWLNLTGPVPDFLSQLMNLEYLSLAFNQLSGSIPSSLALLPKLSYIDVSRNKLTGTIPESFGSFPAEVPYLIFSHNQLSGSIPKSLGNLDFNRIDFSRNKLTGDASMLFGANKTTFSIDLSRNMFQFDLSRVVLHESLGVLDLNHNGITGSIPVQWTEYSLQILNVSYNRLCGPIPTGGSLQRFDSYTYFHNKCLCGAPLDSSCK, encoded by the exons ATGGATCATAAGACAAACACGACACTGCTTTTCTCGCTCTTGTTTTCCATCACGTACCTCATCACCATCGCGACATCGAAAGATCTATGTAACCAAAACGACAAAAACACCCTCCTTAAAATCAAGAAGTCCCTAAACAACCCTTACCACCTCGCCTCGTGGCACCCGGAAACCGACTGCTGCTCCTGGTACTGCCTCGAATGCGGCGACGCCACCGTTAACCACCGCGTCATCTCCCTAACCATATTCGCCGGTCAGATATCCGGTCAGATTCCGCCTGAAGTGGGTGACTTACCGTATCTTCAGAATCTTATGTTCCACAGGATCACTAACATCACCGGTCAGATCCCATCCACCATCACCAAGCTTAAGCATCTCCGTTCTCTCAGGCTTAGCTGGTTGAACCTCACCGGCCCGGTTCCTGATTTCCTTAGTCAGCTCATGAATCTTGAATACTTAAGCCTTGCCTTCAATCAGCTCTCTGGTTCCATACCTAGCTCCCTCGCTTTGTTACCTAAACTTTCGTACATTGATGTTAGTAGGAATAAACTTACAG GTACAATACCTGAATCATTTGGATcgtttccagcagaagttcctTACCTTATCTTTTCACACAATCAGCTCTCCGGTTCTATACCCAAATCACTAGGCAACCTTGATTTTAACCGGATAGATTTCTCAAGGAACAAGCTCACAGGCGATGCTTCGATGTTGTTTGGAGCCAACAAAACGACGTTTTCCATTGACTTATCAAGAAACATGTTCCAGTTTGATCTGTCCAGAGTTGTGCTCCATGAGTCACTTGGTGTACTGGACTTGAACCACAATGGGATCACAGGGAGTATTCCGGTTCAGTGGACTGAATATTCTCTCCAAATCTTAAATGTTAGCTATAACAGACTGTGTGGACCCATCCCCACTGGAGGAAGTCTTCAGAGATTTGATTCTTATACATATTTTCATAACAAGTGTTTATGTGGTGCACCTCTTGATAGTAGTTGCAAGTAA